In Planctomycetota bacterium, one DNA window encodes the following:
- a CDS encoding dihydrodipicolinate synthase family protein, whose translation MLKNPLLATPNRILPALVTPLTPNGDLDVASAERLIDHLYTRGVGGLYVTGSTGEGIYLDFEIRRRLVELAVSMSANRGQVVVHVGAIQTSAALQLAAHAAKVGATAVSSIPPFVGGFSWPEVHDYYRRLGEASPLPVVAYYIPGLTGQTFSVDQLASLLSLPNIVGFKSTDTNLYLMQRLLSRFSSDQIMYNGPDELLAMGLGMGAHGGIGTTYNFMPELILQVARYVAAGQLREATQVQKQVNEIIEALLRHQGLAASKQILYWQGLIDHPDCAAPRAPLTPPAQAELRRSLERTSLASTWVR comes from the coding sequence GTGCTGAAAAACCCGCTGCTGGCGACGCCGAATCGCATTTTGCCGGCGTTGGTGACCCCGCTGACGCCCAACGGCGATTTGGACGTGGCCAGCGCGGAACGGCTGATCGACCATCTTTACACGCGTGGCGTGGGTGGTTTGTACGTCACCGGGAGCACCGGCGAAGGGATTTACCTCGACTTTGAAATCCGCCGCCGGTTGGTTGAATTGGCCGTCAGCATGTCCGCCAACCGTGGGCAAGTTGTGGTCCACGTCGGCGCGATCCAAACCTCGGCGGCGTTGCAGTTGGCCGCGCACGCGGCAAAAGTCGGGGCCACGGCCGTGAGCAGCATTCCGCCGTTCGTGGGCGGCTTCAGTTGGCCCGAGGTGCATGACTATTACCGCCGCCTGGGGGAAGCTAGTCCGTTGCCCGTGGTGGCCTATTACATTCCAGGGCTGACGGGCCAGACGTTCTCGGTCGACCAGTTGGCGTCGCTTTTGTCGCTGCCGAACATCGTCGGTTTCAAGAGTACCGACACCAATTTATACCTGATGCAACGGCTGCTGTCGCGATTCAGTTCCGACCAAATCATGTACAACGGCCCTGACGAATTGTTGGCCATGGGGCTCGGCATGGGTGCCCACGGTGGAATTGGCACCACTTATAATTTCATGCCGGAACTGATTCTGCAGGTGGCCCGGTATGTGGCCGCGGGGCAACTGCGCGAGGCCACGCAAGTGCAGAAACAGGTCAACGAGATCATCGAAGCGCTACTGCGACACCAAGGACTAGCCGCCTCGAAGCAAATTCTCTACTGGCAAGGGTTAATTGACCATCCCGATTGCGCGGCGCCGCGAGCGCCGCTTACGCCGCCCGCTCAAGCTGAAC